The Planctellipticum variicoloris DNA window GGGTGATTGCGATTCCCATTCTCCTAGCGGCGGCGATCGGCGGAGCATTGAGGATCGCCCAGTTGTCCGGCTGGCCCGGCGAGAACCGCTTCGCCGCCGTCGAGTCCGCCGGACGAATCGCCCGGACCCTGCGCGACCAGAACGCCGGTCAGAATCCCGTCACGTTCCTCACCGGCGACCCAGCCCTGTTCCACCAGCTTCTCCGCCGGCAGAACTTCGCCACGGCGCAGGTCAACGACCTGAAATTCCTCAATCAGCCCCCGCCGGCCCCCGTCTATCTGGTCATGGGCTACATGGCCGGGCGGGACGAGACGTTTCAGAACGCCTGGAAACCGGTCGCCGACCGCTTCGAACTGGTCGACGAGTTCGAAGTTCATCCCAGCCGGATCGTGCTGTTTGACTTCGATGCGCCGGCCACGTTCGCCGCCCATCCGGAGCGGAAAACCATGACGCAGCGGGTTTACCGGCTAAAAGAGTAGACTTCGCTTTGGGGAAGTCCCGGTGCTCGAACAGACCGGGGCATCGCGAAGATGTTCCGGAATTCCAGCGCCGGGCGCGCCGCCCAGAACTGACGTACTCGGCGACATTGGTTCGTTTTTTGGGGACTGAAGAAGCGGTGCAGATGATCTTCGACCCCGGAGGGGTCAAAACGGTGGGCGGTCAGCGACTTGTGAACGTGAGTCAGCGTGGGCCACGGGCGGCTCGCCCACGCGTGCAGTTTTGCCATACATCAGCACTGGCAGCAAACTGCCAGTAGGACACGACGGCCCGATCCGGCTTTTCTGGCTCTCGACTCTCGTCTCGCGACTCATCAAATCTGCACGTGCGCAAGTGCATCGACAGGCGACATCACGTAGCCGACGTAAAACGGCCCGAACTCGGCGTACTTCGCGGAAGCCTGGTCGAACCGCATCGTGTAGACGATTTCCTTGATGTACTCCGGCGTCCGTCCCCACAGCGTGACGCCCCACTCCCAGTCGTCCAGCCCGGTGGAAGCGGTGATGAGCTGGCTCACCTTGCCCGCAAACTTGATCCCGCTCGTCGCGTGCTCCGCCATCAGCGAGGACCGCTTGCTGAACGGCTCCATGTACCAGTTCGCCAGCGGATGGCGGATCTTGTTCATGGGGTAGAAACAGTGGACCGGCCAGGGCGGGAAGTCCGGGCAGAGCCGCTGCTTGTTCATCATCGGCAACCGCTGTCCGTACTGATTCATCCGGGCCTCGAACGCCTGGCTCCCGGGAACCAGGCCGTCGTGCTTCAGCTTCTCGCCGTACTGCTCGACCGTCGGCACGTACTCGGAAACTTCCGTAATGGAAACGAACGAATACGTCGGCTCCAGCACCGTTCCCAGCGGGCTCGAACGGAGCGCCTGGCAGATGCCGTCGATTCGTAGCGGATTCGGGTCCATGATCATCAGCCCCAGGTCCGCCTTGTGACCCGAGACGACGAACGTCTGAATTCGTGTCGGTGCGCCCGGACGTTCGGGATCGAGCAGATGGGCGACGGTTTCCCGGCCCGCCGCTCGCTCCTCTTCAGAAAGCTGCGCGAGCGCCGCTGCGTTGATCCGGTAATAAATATGCAGGCAGTGCCAGCCCTCGCTCAGTTCGATCGAAGGAGGCGGCAACTCTTGCGAAGCGTGACCGGGATGACTCATGGGAACCAGGACTCTCTGAACGGGATCAATCGTGATGACGGGGCGCTCGTCAGCAACGGCGGCCTATTGTTCGTCGTCTTCGGCGTATTCGACCTTCGGGTAACCGGTCCAGCCGAGGGGCTTGGCGGCCATAGTCATTTCGCCCCGCTCCAGCAGGCCGAGGACCATCTGGACCGTCATATTGGTGATGAACTCTTTCTGCAACCGGGCGACGATCTGCGGGTCGACCATGTTCGCGCCAGGCCCCGCTTCGCCTTCAAGAAACTTTCGTTTCTGATCGAAGACCGCCCAGTAGATCGTCCGGGCATGGTGCTTGGCGCCGTCGCGCACCTTGGTCGCATTCCCCCCCTTCGCCCGCTGACCGTTGACCCGGTACAGATCCTTGCGCTCGAAAATGATCGCCAGCACGTTCCAGTCTTTGGAACCGAATAAGCCCATCGCTGCGGTCCTCGGTCGCGGGGAGTAGGATCTCCCTGCATTTGTAACGCGCCGCAGTTCGATTCGCCATCCGCGCGCCGGTCCGTCAATGTCACTGGGTGCAGTCGGTATTTGGTCGTCCACAGGTGTTGACGCCCGCCCGCGCAATCCCCGTACGATGGACGTCCACGTCCGTCGTGATCGTCGGCGGCACGGCCTGATCCACGCGGCCGACGGACGAGGACGTCCGTCGTACATCGGAGGCCTCTTCGTCGAACCTCGGTCTGATGCCGAGCAATCCGCCGGTCGCGGACTTTCCACCACCATTAACCGACGACACTCAGTGCCGCCGGGGGCCTCCCGTTCAGACTGCCGATTCTGGTTCGCATTTTCGACAGAATTCCCTGTTAACATACCGCAAACTCTCCCGCAGGAGCCCTCCGTGCTGCACCAGTTTCTCCCGACTCACTACCACCACGCCCTCGGACCGTACGCCCCCGTCCTGACCGTCCGGCCGGGCGATTCGATCGCCACCACAACCGTCGACGCCCGCGGCTTCGATCAGCGCCGGGAACAGGTCTGTCCCCGCGGCAATCCCATGACCGGGCCGTTCTTTGTTGAGACCGCCGAACCAGGCGATACGCTCGTCGTCCGCCTCGACCGCATCGTCCCCAGCCGTTCCTACGGCTGGTGCGGCTCGTCCGTGGCCCCGAATGTCGTCGATCCGGTATACGTCCGCGAACTCCCCGAGGCCCCGCTCGCGGAATGGAACGTCGACGCCGTCGCGGGAACTGCGAAACTGATCGGTCCCCCCTCGCGGCTGCAGGATCTGACGATCCCGATCGAACCAATGCTGGGCTGCTTCGGCGTGGCGCCGCCCCGGAAGCAGGCCATTTCCACGGCGACCAGCGCCGAGCACGGCGGCAACATGGACTATCGCGGCTTCGTCGCCGGAACGACGGTCTATTTCCCGGTCTTCGAGCCCGGCGCTCTGTTTTTCCTCGGAGACGGCCACGCCGCACAGGGGTGCGGAGAAATCGTCGGCAGCGGAATCGAAATCTCGATGGACGTCCAGGTCACCCTCGACGTCCTCAAGGGACACGCCATCGGCTGGCCCCGGGGCGAAAATGCGGAACACATCTTCACGGTCGGCAACGCCCGGCCCCTCGACCAGTGCGTCCAGCACGCCACCACCGAAATGCTCCGCTGGCTGCAGCAGGACTACGGCCTCGACCCCCTCGGCGCCAATCTCCTGCTGGCCCAGTGCGTCCGCTACGACCTGGGCAACGTCTTCGATCCAGCTTTCACCATGGTCTGCCGGCTGGCGAAACGCTGGCTTCCCGCTGCATGAGGCCCCGGTGGAGAACCGACCGGCGGATTGTGCCGCAGCAGCCCTCGTTCGGGCAAAGTTCCTGCAATTCCGCTCCGGCGGCCCCAAAGTCGCCACAGAGTCGTATTGACGGTCTTCCCGCAGTGTGCAGAATACGCCCGCTTCCTGTCACCTGACCCGGGATGGCACACTGACTACGCGTCGAGGATCGACCAGTCTGCTGCCTGTACCCCTATTTTGCCGTTCGGCCATGCAAAGGAGTGCCTCAGCCGTGAAACAAGCTCTTCTGTCGGCAGCCGCGGTCGCCGTCCTGTCCGGCGTCCTCGCCTTCCCCGCCACTGCCTTCGGGCAGGCGGCCCGTCCGGCCGCTGGCGGCGCAGCCGCTGCGGCCAAGCTTCCGCATCAGGTTGGCCTGATCGACATGGCCTACGTCTTCAAGAACTACAAAAAGTTCGACGAGCTCCGTCTCGATCTCAAGAGCGAGATCGAAGGGGGCGAGGCCAAGATGAAGGCGATGGTCGAGGAGATCCAGCAGATCCAGGCGACCATGAAGACCTTCGCCGAAGGCAGCGACAAGTTCACCGCCGCCGAGAAGATGCTCGCCGGCAAGTCGGCCGAAGCCGAAGCCTTCCGCCGCAGCATGCAGCGCGACTTCCTCAAGAAGGAATCGCAGATCTATCACACGGTCTACCTCGAAGTCTCCGACGCCGTGAAGCGGTATGCCGAGCACTTCCAGTACACCCTGGTGATCCGCTTCACCCGCGAAGACCTCAACACCGAAAACCCACAGGAACTGATCCAGGGGATGAATCGTCAGGTGGTTTACCACCGCGGCGATGACGACATCACGTTGTCGGTCGTCGAATTCCTCAATCGCAACTACGAGAAGTCTTCGGGCGGAGCGAGCCGTCCGGCTCCGACGTCCGCCACCCGTCCCGCCCCGGCCGGCGCCGGCGCCCCGCGCTAGTCGACCTCGAGCTTCAGCGACTTCTGGTCAGGCACTCGGCCGGTCCCGGATCTCTCCGGGACCGGCTTTTCGCCGATCGGGTCCCCGGCTCGAAATCACCGGCATCGATTCTGAAACAGTGCGTCTTTCAGCCTTGTCCCCACTCCCGCTGTCTTCAGTGGGAGAGCGCCAGGGTGAGGGTTTTCGAAGTGGTCGGAGTGCCGTCCACAGAGAAAAGCCGGCGCGCCTCGCATTCGACGCTGGTGATAGCCGACCGGCCTGTATCCGCTCAGTTCCCTGCAGTCCCGACTCACCCAATTTCGACCGTCGATCCAGACTCACTGCGCCGCCTTCCGGGAGATCCCCCATGTCGGTCCGCGTTCAACGCACGCTGGCGCAATCCGCCGAGGTCCACGGCATCGGCTTCTTCACCGGAGCGGATGTCAAACTGCGATTCCTCCCCGCCCCGGAGAACCACGGCATCGCGTTTCAGCGAGTCGACCTTCCCGGCACACAGCCGATTCCCGCACGCCTCGACTTCGTGGTCCCCCGACAACGCCGGACCGCGATCTCGCTCGGCGACGCGACCGTCGAAATGATCGAACATACGATGGCGGCCCTCGCCGGACTGCAGATCGACAACTGCCTGGTGCAGCTCGACGCCCCCGAGCCGCCCGGCGGAGACGGCAGCAGCCTGCACTTCGTCCACGAGCTGCTCGAAGCCGGAATTGTCGAGCAATCCGCCCCGCAACCCCTGCTCGTGATTCAGCACGAGTCCCGCACCGGTTCCGAAGCCGCCGACTGTCAGGTCGTCGCCGCTCCGATTCCGCGCCGGCTCCTCGCGATCACGTACGAACTCGACTACGGCCCCCGCTCCCCGATCCGCCCGCAGGTCCTGACAATCGAGTTCAGCCCGGAACTGTTCGTCGCCGGCCTGGCCTTCGCCCGGACTTTCGTTCTGGAGCAGGAAGTGCAGGCCCTGAAAGCTCAGGGTTACGGCACGCGCGTCACCGAAAAGGACCTGTTGATCTTCGGCCCGGATGGCCCCATCGGCAACGAACTGCGGGCGACGGACGAGTGTGTCCGGCACAAGATCCTGGACTGCATCGGCGATTTCGCACTCCTCGGCTGCGACCTGCAGGGCCACATCCGGGCTTACCGCTCGGGCCACGCGATGAATCACGCCATCTGCCGAGAAATCCTCGCCAGCCAGGCGGAAGTCGCCGTCCGGGCGGCATGACGAGAGGGCGGACAGCAGAAAGCGGCTGACTCTTTGGGGCGACGGAGTGTATGCCGGCCGCGGCCGGCACGGCCATCTAAGCTCCCCGGAGCGTCGCCTGCGGGGTTTGGCGCTGCTCTGGAACTTCCGCCCGTTTGCCCCCCGCAGCGACCGACTGCGCCCCCGCGACAGCCCGGCCCATCGGCTCAATGGCAAACGCGACCGCGAACGCTGGCTTCACAACCTGATGGCCTCCTCCTCTCTGATGGGCGACAGAAACCAAACACCTGCAATCCGGGTCGAGCCAGGGAAGCTGAAGGCGGAATGCCAAATCACCGGCCACGATCGTGAGGCGCGCCGGACAGTGTCTGGATTTGGAATGCCGCTCGCTTTTCCAAGTATTCGCAGTGAAAGCCGGCTGTGTTTCGTAACGTCTTGTTGTGCAGACACTTGCGATGGCGTTTCGTAATCGCGATCGGTGACTTAGAGCAGGAGAATTCTCGGCGCCGTCTTTCACGACTGACCACTGACGACGGACCATTCACTCCGCCCGTCGATCAGACGGGCCGAGCCGGCTTCAATGTCACCCGCGGGGAAAGAGACGCGACGTACAGGCTTCAGAACAAGGCCCCGGCTCCACTGGCTGCGTCTTCGCCATCTTCGGACTTGGCCGGCGCAGCAGATCCTCTTCGTCGCCGGCTGGCCCCTTCGCTCGTCGAGAGCGTGGACGAGGCGTCGAACGCTTCGGTCAGTGGTTTCCCTTCCGCATCGAAGCCGGTCAGGAGTTCGATCTTCTGCTCAGCCGATTCGAGCAGCGCGTAGCAGGAGCGGAGCAGACCGATGCCGCGTTCGAACTGCTGCAGCGACTCCTCCAGACCCTGCGAACCCTCTTCCAGGCTCTGTACGATCTGCTGCAGCTCGGCGAGCGAATCTTCGAATCCGGGTGCTT harbors:
- the hemQ gene encoding hydrogen peroxide-dependent heme synthase, with protein sequence MSHPGHASQELPPPSIELSEGWHCLHIYYRINAAALAQLSEEERAAGRETVAHLLDPERPGAPTRIQTFVVSGHKADLGLMIMDPNPLRIDGICQALRSSPLGTVLEPTYSFVSITEVSEYVPTVEQYGEKLKHDGLVPGSQAFEARMNQYGQRLPMMNKQRLCPDFPPWPVHCFYPMNKIRHPLANWYMEPFSKRSSLMAEHATSGIKFAGKVSQLITASTGLDDWEWGVTLWGRTPEYIKEIVYTMRFDQASAKYAEFGPFYVGYVMSPVDALAHVQI
- a CDS encoding acetamidase/formamidase family protein, with the protein product MLHQFLPTHYHHALGPYAPVLTVRPGDSIATTTVDARGFDQRREQVCPRGNPMTGPFFVETAEPGDTLVVRLDRIVPSRSYGWCGSSVAPNVVDPVYVRELPEAPLAEWNVDAVAGTAKLIGPPSRLQDLTIPIEPMLGCFGVAPPRKQAISTATSAEHGGNMDYRGFVAGTTVYFPVFEPGALFFLGDGHAAQGCGEIVGSGIEISMDVQVTLDVLKGHAIGWPRGENAEHIFTVGNARPLDQCVQHATTEMLRWLQQDYGLDPLGANLLLAQCVRYDLGNVFDPAFTMVCRLAKRWLPAA
- a CDS encoding OmpH family outer membrane protein, whose translation is MKQALLSAAAVAVLSGVLAFPATAFGQAARPAAGGAAAAAKLPHQVGLIDMAYVFKNYKKFDELRLDLKSEIEGGEAKMKAMVEEIQQIQATMKTFAEGSDKFTAAEKMLAGKSAEAEAFRRSMQRDFLKKESQIYHTVYLEVSDAVKRYAEHFQYTLVIRFTREDLNTENPQELIQGMNRQVVYHRGDDDITLSVVEFLNRNYEKSSGGASRPAPTSATRPAPAGAGAPR
- a CDS encoding UDP-3-O-acyl-N-acetylglucosamine deacetylase; protein product: MSVRVQRTLAQSAEVHGIGFFTGADVKLRFLPAPENHGIAFQRVDLPGTQPIPARLDFVVPRQRRTAISLGDATVEMIEHTMAALAGLQIDNCLVQLDAPEPPGGDGSSLHFVHELLEAGIVEQSAPQPLLVIQHESRTGSEAADCQVVAAPIPRRLLAITYELDYGPRSPIRPQVLTIEFSPELFVAGLAFARTFVLEQEVQALKAQGYGTRVTEKDLLIFGPDGPIGNELRATDECVRHKILDCIGDFALLGCDLQGHIRAYRSGHAMNHAICREILASQAEVAVRAA
- a CDS encoding exodeoxyribonuclease VII small subunit, whose product is MAKRKVTDDEAPGFEDSLAELQQIVQSLEEGSQGLEESLQQFERGIGLLRSCYALLESAEQKIELLTGFDAEGKPLTEAFDASSTLSTSEGASRRRRGSAAPAKSEDGEDAASGAGALF